The proteins below are encoded in one region of Phaeodactylum tricornutum CCAP 1055/1 chromosome 3, complete sequence:
- a CDS encoding predicted protein, which yields MSFSYSQKFSIALVLCLIVTVKSFRVSVSSGRLASATKICVSESSTDNVDISSAFKGLDLSLVKPLGMILEEVEEGAAKGVFVKEVAEEGSSVPYADEIVGLKLITVAGEDVTSLTFDEVMDKIINSPETVDLRLVSMNEIDSVDAEEDSAPAFEIGTSVTIKLLQEGKDDLDIETKVGDNLRQVLLDNSVEVYQGMKQKLGNCGGGGQCTFCAFDFVDSEGWAERSDYESQKLKKNPDARLTCLNNIQGPVTIRKAKR from the coding sequence ATGTCCTTTTCATATTCACAAAAGTTCTCCATCGCCCTCGTGCTTTGCTTAATCGTGACAGTAAAGAGTTTTAGAGTCTCCGTTTCTAGTGGCCGTCTCGCTAGCGCGACCAAGATTTGCGTCTCCGAATCCTCGACGGATAATGTCGACATTTCCTCCGCATTCAAGGGTCTCGACCTGTCTCTCGTCAAACCTTTGGGAATGATTCTagaagaagtcgaagaagGAGCTGCCAAGGGAGTCTTTGTTAAAGAAGTAGCCGAGGAAGGCTCGTCGGTCCCCTACGCTGACGAAATTGTAGGTTTAAAGTTAATCACCGTTGCCGGAGAAGACGTCACGTCTCTGACATTCGATGAGGTCATGGACAAGATCATCAATTCTCCCGAAACTGTGGATTTGCGACTCGTATCGATGAATGAAATAGATAGCGTTGATGCGGAAGAGGACAGTGCACCGGCTTTTGAAATCGGAACGTCGGTAACCATCAAACTGCTACAGGAAGGCAAGGATGATCTCGACATTGAGACCAAAGTTGGTGACAATCTGCGACAAGTCCTTCTGGACAATAGCGTAGAAGTCTACCAAGGTATGAAGCAAAAACTCGGTAACTGCGGGGGTGGTGGACAGTGCACCTTTTGTGCCTTTGATTTCGTTGACAGCGAAGGTTGGGCAGAACGGTCGGACTACGAAAGCCAGAAACTGAAAAAAAATCCCGACGCCCGTCTCACTTGTCTCAACAATATTCAAGGCCCGGTAACGATTCGAAAAGCAAAGCGATAA
- a CDS encoding predicted protein: MINVRRLFSLAFIGSAAPYLYQVNAATATSNSRSVKMNQRPPLSSSLGKDSEGPRKIYRTLQVQVVHRHGDRSPITPLKDESFWSSTLIPEALLTKISSNTALVESSQANLHKANGRGPFGKLTELGLLQMIQVGSTLREKFVAKDEDDYFIDKDGNRHYPHAWKPSRPLCPDNIRVFSTNFSRTIQSVQGLLVGLFPDGTEHAISIDVRNTNWMLPDPQPRRSQEQELLEDRLAMRDYIVERERQMAPLAARVTQVLHNLLASDAREVSFGVAQEHAGESSIETEPLAWNQLAEITTCLAVRNRLPLGITKEDQEAISKHVAWRWFENLKEPHLAYLSMNRFVSQQLSYFQKFTSEPPVTIWSAHDSTLIGLLCAYRLEMPATWPDYASYLVMELIEVDDHDSKEQFVRFSLNGEVLSSNWGESLEMIPLDVLVEKIQTEGSTATSCVSDSEAPE, encoded by the coding sequence ATGATCAACGTACGGAGACTCTTCTCGCTGGCATTCATTGGCTCGGCAGCGCCATATTTGTACCAAGTAAACGCAGCGACTGCGACTTCCAACAGTCGCTCCGTCAAAATGAATCAGCGGCCCCCGCTTTCCTCGTCCCTTGGAAAGGATTCGGAAGGACCCCGGAAGATTTATCGCACTCTCCAGGTCCAAGTGGTACACCGTCACGGTGATCGTAGTCCGATTACTCCACTAAAGGACGAGTCTTTCTGGTCCAGCACACTCATTCCGGAAGCGTTGTTGACAAAGATTTCATCGAACACGGCCTTGGTGGAATCCTCCCAAGCCAATTTGCACAAAGCCAACGGTCGGGGACCGTTCGGGAAACTTACCGAACTCGGTTTACTCCAAATGATTCAGGTCGGATCTACGCTGCGAGAAAAATTCGTAGCAAAGGATGAAGACGATTACTTTATAGACAAAGACGGCAATCGACACTATCCGCATGCTTGGAAGCCGTCACGTCCCCTATGTCCGGACAACATTCGTGTCTTTTCCACAAACTTTTCCCGGACGATTCAATCGGTTCAAGGTCTACTCGTGGGTTTGTTTCCCGACGGCACGGAGCACGCTATATCGATTGATGTCCGTAATACCAACTGGATGCTTCCGGATCCACAACCCCGTCGATCCCAAGAACAGGAGCTCCTCGAGGATCGGCTCGCAATGCGGGACTACATTGTCGAGCGTGAACGCCAAATGGCACCGTTAGCGGCTCGTGTTACGCAAGTACTACACAATCTGCTCGCATCCGACGCCCGTGAAGTCTCCTTCGGAGTCGCTCAGGAACACGCGGGAGAAAGCTCCATCGAAACGGAACCGCTGGCATGGAACCAGTTGGCAGAAATAACTACGTGTTTGGCCGTACGCAATCGACTCCCCTTGGGAATTACCAAGGAAGATCAAGAAGCCATTAGTAAGCATGTAGCATGGCGATGGTTCGAAAATCTCAAAGAGCCGCATTTGGCTTACCTTTCGATGAATCGATTCGTATCCCAGCAACTTTCGTATTTCCAAAAATTTACGTCGGAGCCGCCGGTAACAATTTGGAGTGCCCACGATTCGACCTTGATTGGTTTGCTGTGCGCTTATCGACTGGAAATGCCGGCAACCTGGCCCGATTACGCTAGCTACCTTGTCATGGAATTGATTGAGGTCGATGACCATGACTCGAAGGAACAATTCGTTCGTTTTTCGCTCAACGGTGAAGTTTTGTCTTCCAATTGGGGTGAGTCGCTCGAAATGATCCCATTAGATGTACTTGTAGAAAAAATTCAAACCGAAGGAAGCACAGCAACGTCTTGCGTCTCGGACAGCGAGGCACCGGAGTAG